TCTTTTATGAGATGGCTCGGACTTTTTCATCTAAATGGCGAGATGAACCAGGTTTTGTGATGAATAGTTCAGATATCGTACCAGTACCGGGTGCGTCAGGATTTTTTGATGATTGGTGCATATTATACCATAAAATTTTGAATGATTTTGATAGCGATGTCTACGACGGGCGTAGCTGCGGCACCGATGTAATTGCCAAAACTCTAATTGTTAATAATCCAAAAACGGCATTATTAAGACCTGTGATTGAATCTATTTGGCAATCAATTGCTCAAGAAGATAATTGGCAACCTTTTTATGAGTTAATCCAGGTAATTCAGTCTAGGAAATAGTAAAATTACACCTATTTTCTTTTTCATCGAAACAGGCTGTTGACACGACGAATAATCTAATAAGAGACGTTGCATTACAACGTCTCTAGGACTTCCAGTTATAAGCTTTTTGAAAGGCTGCTATAGCGTTTCCCAATTACATGAAATACACCCCACCCGCGCCAATACTGCTCGGATAAGCAGGGGAGGCAGGGGAGGCAGAGGGGAGGCAGGGGAGGCAGGGGAGGCAGGGGAGGCGAAACTCAACGCCAGCCGTCATTTCTCCCCCTGCTCAAGAACAGCTTGCCTCAAGCAAGAATATTCCAAAACCTACGCAGTATTGCCACCCTGCCCTTACTAAGGGGAGGGTTGGGGAGGGGTGATTTTGTACTTCACCAGAGTTGGAAACGGCTATATCCCTTTTTCGCAAGTTATGTCAAACCTGGCTTGCATCCCACTCATAACAAAACTTTTTGCTAATTATGTTCCCGGACGAAAGCGAATACGATCGGGTATATGATGACGATCGCCTAATATTTCTAACAAAGGGCCATTAACGTCAAATTTAACCATACTTACCGACGCGACCAAAATATTCACCCGATAGCGATAGCGTCCTAAATCAATTCCCAGTAAACTACAAAGCATAATCCGAATCGTGGCTTTATGGGAAACTACTAAAACATTACCTTGGGGATGTTTTTCTTGAATTTCAGCAATTACAGGCATAGAACGGTTAGCTATATCTACCGCAGTTTCTCCACCTAGTGGTGCATTCCAAGCGGGTTCTGTCACCCATTTTAGATAGTTTTCTGCGTAATTCTCTTGGGCAAACGATTTACTATACGTTTCCCATTCGCCGTAACTACCTTCTCTAAGTCCGTCACGCAACTGCATATCCATACCGATAGCATCACAAAATGGCTTGGCAGTTGCAATTGCGCGCTTCATCGGGCTAACATAAACTGCTGACCACTTCAATTTTTGATAAACATCGGCAAAACTCTCTGCCATCTGCATCCCTTCAGAAGTCAACTCTGCATCAGTTTCACCGCAGAAATTACCACTTTGACTAAAAGTAGTTTCTCCATGTCGCAGTAAATATAAGTTGAGTGTCATAGCTT
This genomic interval from Nostoc sp. KVJ3 contains the following:
- a CDS encoding histidine phosphatase family protein yields the protein MTLNLYLLRHGETTFSQSGNFCGETDAELTSEGMQMAESFADVYQKLKWSAVYVSPMKRAIATAKPFCDAIGMDMQLRDGLREGSYGEWETYSKSFAQENYAENYLKWVTEPAWNAPLGGETAVDIANRSMPVIAEIQEKHPQGNVLVVSHKATIRIMLCSLLGIDLGRYRYRVNILVASVSMVKFDVNGPLLEILGDRHHIPDRIRFRPGT